A segment of the Corylus avellana chromosome ca2, CavTom2PMs-1.0 genome:
ATAAGAAGGACCGAAGCCATTGTTGGTCTGTCAGCTACATTTTCTTGAACACATAGTAATGCAATGTGGATgcattttaatatttcaattgttgaACTAGCCTTTAATGTGGGATCTACGAGATTTAAAGCTGTCCCTTTTCTCCAATGTTTCCATGCCTGCAAGATAGTTACATGGGcagataatataaaaaaaaaaatttagtttatttttgtcaATATCATGTGCCACTTTTGAGGCCAAAAAGAAATATACACAAAGATAATTGTACTTACGTAGCTGATAAGGCCTTCTTCACTGTCTCCCTTTCGAAAAGAACTTATTTTTGTCCCACTCAATATTTCTAAAACTAAAGCACCAAAACTAAACACATCGGATTTTATTGAAAAGCGTCCATACCTTACATATTCTGGAGGCATATATCCACTACATataaacaacaacaatatcagtttaaattgaatgaaaatatagctttttcatatttatattttaaaatttatttaatttcattctatttataggagatgGATTGAAGGACTCCCACATTTTTTCTATGACACAAAGTAATTATTGATACATATATAGCatgctttttattattattagctcAAACCAGCATGGATATACTTACTAGGTCCCCATAATTTTCTTCGTCTTGCCTTGACTTTGATCTAGCACGAACAATCTTGCAGTGCCAAAATCTGAAATCTTAGGATTCATATCTACATCTAATAAAATGTTACCAGGTTTTAGATCACGATGAATAATACGAAGTTGAGAATCTTCGTGAAGGTAAAGAACTCCTCGAGCAATGCCTCCTATAATTTTATAGCGTATTTCCCAATTCAGAAGTAAACGCTTGATTGGATCTACATATTCATGTTATAAGCATATGATCATGTTAAACCAATATATGTGAAGGACTAGACAGTTTGTTAATAGATTCTAACTTTTAAGTAGAGCTGAAACCATACCAAATATGAATTTATCGAGGCTTGCATTAGGGAAGAACTCATAAATTAGAAGCCTTTCAGCTCCTTCCATGGAGAATCCTATGAGCCTTACCAAATTCCGATGATGAAGCCTAGCCATTAACACAACTTCATTTTGAAATTCTAGATTTCCTTGTCTAGAATGTTGGAGCAACCTCTTTACCGCTATTTCTCCCCCATTTGGGAGTTTACCCTGTAAAATGGAAATGTAGCATTTGTAAACCTCAAGAAATTATAATTATGGATTTAACATGTTATGACTGATAAAAAATGATATACTTTTCTACTCAATATTGCCACATCACCTTGTAAACAGCACCAAATCCACCTTGTCCAAGTTTATTTGCATTTGAAAAGTTCTCTGTAGCAACTTTAATTGTGCCAAAGTCGAATTGCAGTGATTCAACACTACTAATTTCATTCTCATCTTGATCTAAAACAATTTCTAACTTACTTTCAACTTTCTCCCCCTTCTTCCTCACTCTTAAATAGAAGAAGCATACGCAGATGCAGATGAGTACTACAATAGGAACAACAGTAGGCACAACTATAGCAATTGCAGATGGAGATGAGTCACTTTTCTTTCCTACAAACACCCAAAGTCTACTACTGTTAATACAttcaaaatttagaattttcattAACAACCGATAGTAAGAAATTTAATCACAATTAGAACTATTTTTGGAATCTAACAATTTGTCCATGcgcaaaacaaaaacactcttatcaacaaaaataacttaGACGCGAGTCAAACATTTTCACCATATAATTTGTTATGGTTTAAGAGGGGTATGATGAGAGcgtagtatatagcattattggaagcaatgtttttttttttttttacattttgtcAACTTTGCTGACAAAAACAAAGTAGTTAGGGAGGATTAATTCGATTTATCCTCATATTATAaatccaaagagagagagagagagagatgaagaaagAGTGGGAAAGAGGGAAGGAAGAGCTACTTAATGAAGCTATTAAGtttaaaatcaataataattaaattattacatATCAGACCTAACAAAAGTATTTACCTGAGATAAAATTTTAGCACATTCCGCCATTGAAGACAATTCTCTCCGCTGTGATGCTGCATCAAAACGAGCAAGCAATCTGTTCTCCAGTTCTACACAAGGACAAACACCACTGAAAAGGATAAGAAAGCCTATGACTCCAAGCGATTTTAGGTCTCCTGGGCTGCTGTTGAACTCCATCAAATACTGCAgggattaaattaataatgCAGTTAGCACGTTCTAACAAAGGATATCATAAACTAAATGATCAATTGACAATACCTTTATAAGCTCTATTGTTTGACTAGCAGTTTCTCACTGAGCATCTGCACTCTGACAAGAAAACGCCATataaatgaaaacataaaataacaaagttTCAATAGAGATGGTGATAAAATTGTATTAACTACAAGGATCATAAGCATATGGCAATGAAGCATGGGAAAACTCTACCTGCAAATGATCTCCGATCTTTGCAGCAGTCTGTCCAACACTTGAAATACGTGAGTCCAACCTTGCAAAGCTATCACACAATCCATCTACACCTTTTTCcagctgaaaaagaaaagatacagacaaccatcattttttttttataagcaaagcaaattcattaaaagcacaagGGACATATAACCATCATATGTAACTCAATTTTCAGATTCATGGGAAAACTCATTACATGTATCACAATTCAAAGCAACACTTCAGTTAACTAACCTCAGCGAGTGTCTTGCGGTGCTTAGAATCTTGGACAGAGACCTCCTTCTTGAGATTAATTACTCAAGCGGCTATCGAGCGCAATCCACCCTCTTTGGTTCATTCTGAATCAATCAAACACTAAGTTTCATCAATCCAAACCTGTCCTGCAGCACTTACTTTCTAGTACTACTCTCACACACCTCATTGAAGAAGAATAGAATTAAAGCATAAACCAGGGAAATGCATGTGGTTTTCTCAATTGTGTGTGTGCACCCAATAAAACCCATCGGCAGTGGCACTAAATATTAATCAATTCTCTCGGCTCAGATTTCATCCCGCTAATTATGCGGATCTAGGCATGCAAACTCCCCCAAGTCAAATAAACACATCACGTGTCCGGCCGATGCTTTCAATTGCCTCAACTGTGGTGTGCACGATGGAGTTGGATTTCATTGACCTTCACCAACTGTTGACTTCTACAATTAAACTTAGTCCCCCTACTACTTCACTGCTTTGCAAGGGCGGGCCATCAACTCAACTAATCCGCCGGTggcatttatttgattttgtttaaatattcaGTTTTATAAAAGTGGCATCATTAATTTACCATACATTGTCTTTTAACTAACTAAAAAGATTCCAAGTTTCCAAAATTAATTACCCTTCCTAGGCAAAAAGTCAAGCACATGAAATgcattaatttttcaaataaaataaagaataagttAAGTTTTTCTGAAATTGCATACATTAACTTCACAAAATAGACAATATTTTAGTCATCTCAAAACAACGCGTCAAATGAAAAATCACCCTACAAGTTCCAAACCTAAATCTCTAAGCACATCTCTCACAGTAAATCATCGAATTAATTACCAAAACAGAAATGTGTAAGACTAACAAGACCTAGCTGAAATTGAAGACCTGGAAGACAATAAGCAAATCTGCATAACATAAATTGATGCGTTTTGAAGCCTACCGTAAAGTCATCCACATCAAGAATGAGTGGGAGAGAGCTAACAGCTGAGGATTTTGAGGCTTTATCGTTCTTGACAGCATCTCTGCTATCTTTCATCTGTAACAAGTCAAATAACTCATAAGAAGCATAAGAATGGGATCGCACAATTTGAAGCTCGCGGGTAATGCAATTGAAAATAATCTAAACTGGCAATTCCTTCAACAAAGATAACAAATTCATgacaaaattaaatataatgggataattatataataaaataaacgtTTTCTTTAATTAGTCGGATCTCGTAGAGAGCAAAAACGGAAATAGCACCTCTATGCGGCCTGAATGAGCGAGAGAGACACTGACAGAAACGGTCGCCGAGGGTTTGATTGCCCCTTCACTGCTTGGATGGGTTTAGAGCGACGGAGATAGCTACCGGAGAGAGTTGAGTGCGCCGGAGAGTGATAGGAGGGCCGGAGagagagctgccggagagagaaaCGTGCGCCGAgtgagagagatcgagagagagagtgatgaaGGGGGTGGGACTTTGGGGTTAGGGATTTGGATCAAACAAATATGGTCTGAACTTTTCAGAAAACATAAAATGGTCTGAAAATTTCAGAATATTAGCGCCAATTTCAGATATCCCGCcactttttctaaatttttcgCACTCAATAGGGGCGACcttagtcgcccctaatgagcctcaaaatttttttttaaaaaaaaaaattatacttacaatttttaatttttatttattttatttatttttgttatttaatttttctcttgtaatatgttcttattattatactattaactaaaaaatttcgttgaataaatttttatgataaaaataattaagttgatatttatcttataattaattataaaataatacaaaattcaaagataatataagatcaatataactaaggcactaagataatataaaaagcttacaaACCTTCAATTATAtccagtttgatctatcaattgatcatatcacgatcaatcgaactaattcactaggatcgatcggatgtttgatcgaacatttaatcctatcacgatcaatcgaactaattcattaggatcgatcagatatTTATTTGagcatttgatcctatcacgatcaatcgaactaattcacaaggatcgatcagatgtttgaccgatcatttgatcatatcgtgatcaatcgaactaattcctTAGGatcgatcaaatgtttgatcgatcgtttgatcctatcacgatcaatccaACTAATTTAcctggatcgatcggatgtttgattgatcatttgatcttatcacgatcaatcgaattaattcagtaggatcaatcggatgtttaaccgataatttgatcctatcacgatcaatcgaattaatttaGTAAGAtcaatcgaacatttgattctatcaagatcaatcgagctaattcattaggatcgattagatgtttgatcaaacatctgatcctatcacgattaatcgaactaattcattaggatcgatcggatgtttaatcgatcatttaaatatatcacgatcaatcgaactaaagcatttagatcgatcggatgtttgatcgaacatttgatcctatcacgatcaatcgaactaattcattaggatcgatcggatgtttaatcgatcatttaaacatatcacgatcaatcgaactaattcatttagattgatcggatgtttgatcgaacatttgatattattatgatcaatcgaactaattcattaggatcaattggatgttcgatcaatcatttgttcttatcacgatcaatcgaactaattcaccttgatcgatcgatcatttgatcctatcacgatcaattgaattaattcaccaagatcggtcgattgttcgatcaaacatttaaataagaataagaaaaatagaaaacttcaataataattaatacgagaatttgttctctttaaaaggaaaaaataaatattgatttttttataaaaaataagaatagaaaatagaaaaaattcaccaataattaatataaaagaaataatgacatattattggaggtgaatttttggtaaataatcttttctattatatatgtaaggtCACTAGCATTGtcccaatatttaaaatttaattaattaattaattaattattattattattatttttttatttttttttcagtgcTAAATAGCGGCAAATACTAAGGTTGCCANNNNNNNNNNNNNNNNNNNNNNNNNNNNNNNNNNNNNNNNNNNNNNNNNNNNNNNNNNNNNNNNNNNNNNNNNNNNNNNNNNNNNNNNNNNNNNNNNNNNTTATTTATCAAGCCACTTTAGTCTATATTTTCAAAAGAGCTGAACAAACTCAGAAACTTGACATACATTTGAGTGCAGAATATTTGAGATAGCTAACAGCAATTATTTGTAGCATGTCTTCTTTGACATCATTTATGGTAAGCAGTGAAGAAGCCATTCTTTTATCTAATGCAAAACAGTAAATAATTCCATCTATTAGAAAATGAAACATTGCAAAATTGCAGAATACCTCTAGAAACAGGTCCATGGCTCTGTAGATATGATCATCAGATTCTCTAGCATAATCTGGCAGCACTAATACCAAAGCCACAAACTTGGAAGGTTTCAGATGGGAATCAGGAGCCACTTCCCCAAGGTACAAATCCATCAAGTTGGCAACCTTCTTCAATCGACTTGTAGATGACAAACAGCTGCATTCAAGGAGAAATGCTTGTACAAGCCTCAAAACCAAATTAACATCATAAGAATAGTCCCTCCCATGTGGAGATGGAGCAAGCAGATAATCAATTGTTGCTTGATCCAGCTGTGAACCCATCAAACTCTCTAtcttgtttttgtaaaatttgcttATTTTCAACCCCAAAGCCACTCGATAAATTTCAAATAACCCCTTGCAACAAAGAGAACTCCTATCAAGCAAACAAAGCAGGCTGACTACAACCTTTGTGATTCTCTGCTTCTCAGCTGGTGCTGCACCAAGACATCTTGATTTGTGATAATAGAAGAGGAACTTACAAATTATAGCTTGGTCAAATTTCTGGGAGACCATTGTCTTAATTACCCCGTCAATCATATCAACACTCAAGaacaaaaaatcttcaaaccACCAAGTCAGTTGAGAAGAGTTGTTTTTCAGGCTGTCAGTGCTTATTGTATCACAGGAAAATTTGCAGCTAGAATTGTTTGAGGAACATGCGAATGGGCTTGCAACACTAGGCAAAGCAAGCCTTCCTATAAGACAATCCAAGATATTCTGAAGCACAACTGAAGATTTTGTGGCGGGAAGTAAATCTTGGCACTGTTTCAATGCTTCTAGGAGCTCAGA
Coding sequences within it:
- the LOC132170002 gene encoding cysteine-rich receptor-like protein kinase 44; translation: MKILNFECINSSRLWVFVGKKSDSSPSAIAIVVPTVVPIVVLICICVCFFYLRVRKKGEKVESKLEIVLDQDENEISSVESLQFDFGTIKVATENFSNANKLGQGGFGAVYKGKLPNGGEIAVKRLLQHSRQGNLEFQNEVVLMARLHHRNLVRLIGFSMEGAERLLIYEFFPNASLDKFIFDPIKRLLLNWEIRYKIIGGIARGVLYLHEDSQLRIIHRDLKPGNILLDVDMNPKISDFGTARLFVLDQSQGKTKKIMGTYGYMPPEYVRYGRFSIKSDVFSFGALVLEILSGTKISSFRKGDSEEGLISYAWKHWRKGTALNLVDPTLKASSTIEILKCIHIALLCVQENVADRPTMASVLLMLNSDSITLSEPKKPAFLMGSSYISDMSSKSEQNIRAIQSDPLRISSIEASVNEAPSTEQLCPR
- the LOC132170003 gene encoding BTB/POZ domain-containing protein At3g22104-like, with protein sequence MEGCCDLEVDVNGQETFMLHKKTLVSFSGLFSKLFVNSRSTRNLKVIFNDFPGGAEGFELVARFCYNNGRAAITPSNILLLNCAANFLEMEGNGSIRPNLIDQTEKSLEGIIFWTWSELLEALKQCQDLLPATKSSVVLQNILDCLIGRLALPSVASPFACSSNNSSCKFSCDTISTDSLKNNSSQLTWWFEDFLFLSVDMIDGVIKTMVSQKFDQAIICKFLFYYHKSRCLGAAPAEKQRITKVVVSLLCLLDRSSLCCKGLFEIYRVALGLKISKFYKNKIESLMGSQLDQATIDYLLAPSPHGRDYSYDVNLVLRLVQAFLLECSCLSSTSRLKKVANLMDLYLGEVAPDSHLKPSKFVALVLVLPDYARESDDHIYRAMDLFLEVFCNFAMFHFLIDGIIYCFALDKRMASSLLTINDVKEDMLQIIAVSYLKYSALKCMSSF